One genomic window of Eptesicus fuscus isolate TK198812 chromosome 6, DD_ASM_mEF_20220401, whole genome shotgun sequence includes the following:
- the LOC103303152 gene encoding olfactory receptor 7G3, with translation MKSGNLSDTAEFLLLGLSEDPELQPILFCLFLSMYLVTVLGNLLIIMAIIYDSHLHTPMYFFLSNLSLVDICFTTTTIPKMLVNIQTQSKAISYTGCLTQICFVLTFAGLENGILIMMAYDRFVAICHPLRYNVIMSPRLCGLLVLLSFLISVLDALLHTLMALRLSFCTDLKIPHFFCELAHILKLACSDIFINNIFVYLVTSLLGVVPLSGIIFSYTQIVSSILKIPSAGGKYKAFSTCGSHLIVVSLFYGTGFGVYLSSEATHSSRKSAIVSVIYTVVTPMMNPFIYSLRNKDMIGALSKLISRISSFH, from the coding sequence ATGAAATCAGGAAACCTCTCTGATACTGCAGAATTCCTCCTCCTGGGATTGTCAGAGGATCCAGAACTGCAACCCATCCTCTTCTGCCTGTTCCTGTCCATGTACCTGGTCACTGTGCTTGGCAACCTACTCATCATCATGGCCATTATCTatgactcccacctccacacacccatgtacttcttcctctccaacctgtccttggTAGACATCTGTTTCACCACCACCACGATCCCAAAGATGCTGGTGAacatccagacacagagcaaagcCATCAGCTACACGGGCTGCCTCACCCAAATCTGCTTTGTCCTGACTTTTGCTGGATTGGAAAATGGAATTCTGATAATGATGGCCTATGATCGATTTGTAGCCATCTGCCACCCACTGAGGTACAACGTCATCATGAGCCCCAGACTCTGTGGGCTGCTGGTTCTGCTGTCCTTTCTTATTAGTGTTCTGGATGCTCTGCTCCACACTTTGATGGCACTACGACTGTCCTTCTGCACAGACCTGAAAATCCCCCACTTTTTCTGTGAATTAGCTCATATTCTCAAACTCGCCTGTTCGGATATTTTCATCAATAACATCTTTGTGTATTTAGTGACCAGTTTGTTGGGTGTTGTTCCTCTCTCTGGGATAATTTTCTCTTATACTCAAATTGTGTCCTCCATTCTGAAAATCCCATCAGCTGGTGGAAAGTATAAGGCATTTTCCACCTGTGGGTCTCACTTAATAGTTGTTTCCTTGTTCTATGGGACGGGTTTTGGGGTATACCTCAGTTCTGAGGCTACGCACTCTTCCAGGAAAAGTGCAATAGTATCAGTGATATATACAGTGGTCACCCCTATGATGAATCCATTTATCTATAGTCTGAGGAACAAGGAcatgataggggctttgagtaaGCTCATCTCTAGAATATCATCTTTTCATTGA